AGAGGTAAAGCCAGAGCAATTAAAGGATGTCATGGCGATACATTTAGAGTTAGAGGACGAGCATTATCATACTTGTCAGCAGTTAGGTATCGCATTAACTGATGGTACTGATACGTTTTATGTGCCATTCGATGTGGTCACTACATCAGATGAACTTCGTCGTTGGCTAGAGGATGCAACTAAAACTAAATATATTTCAGATACGAAGGCAGCACAGGCAGCTTTGAAACGAGTAGGCATTCATTTAGCAGGTGTCGAGTTTGACCTATTGCTAGCTTCTTATATCAATAATCCGGCACTTAGCGGTGATGATGTGGCTACACTAGCAAAAGACCTTGGATATCGTGAAGTGCAAGCTAATGAGGCAGTCTATGGAAAAGGAGCAAAACGTGCTATTCCTGCTATCGAAATTTTAGCTGAACATGCCAGTCGAAAAGTGTTTGCTGTGTGGGAATTACAACCTAAGCTAGAGGCATTGCTAAAGGAAAATGAACAGTTTGACTTGTATAAAAACCTAGAACTACCATTGGCTTCGATTTTAAGCGAGATGGAAAGCGAAGGCATCACAGTGAATCGTTCAACACTTGAAACGATGGGGCAAGAGTTGAGTAATAAGCTAGTCGTTATAGAGCAGGAAATTTATGCTGAAGCAGGAGAAGCGTTTAATATTAATTCACCAAAGCAGTTAGGCGTGATACTTTTCGATAAGCTTGGGTTGCCAGTCATTAAAAAAACGAAAACTGGTTATTCCACAGCGGCTGATGTGTTGGAAAAATTAAAGCCTGAACATGCCATTATCGAGCATATTTTATTGTACCGTCAGCTTGGTAAGTTACAATCTACTTACATTGAAGGTTTGCTAAAAGAAATTCATGAAGCGGACAGTAAAGTGCATACACGCTTCCAGCAAGCACTAACGTCAACGGGACGTCTAAGTTCAACAGATCCTAATCTACAAAATATTCCTATACGCTTAGAGGAAGGTCGTAAAATACGTCAGGCATTTGTGCCATCACAAGAAGATTGGATTCTTTTCTCCGCTGACTATTCACAAATCGAATTACGTGTCTTAGCGCATATGTCTGATGATAAAAACTTAGTGGAAGCTTTCCGCGAAGGCATGGATGTTCATACACGTACAGCTATGGATGTTTTCCATGTTACTGCAGAAGAAGTTGATAGCAATATGCGTAGGGCTGCTAAAGCAGTTAACTTTGGGATTGTTTATGGAATTAGTGACTATGGTTTATCACAAAATTTAGATATTACACGTAAGGAAGCAGCTATTTTTATTGAGAAATATTTTGCCAGCTTCCCAGGTGTTAAAAAATATATGGATGAAATTGTACAAGATGCGAAGTTTAATGGTTATGTCACAACGTTATTAAATCGCCGTCGTTATTTACCGGATATTACAAGTTCGAATTTCAATTTACGTAGTTTTGCGGAGCGTACAGCGATGAATACACCGATTCAAGGAAGTGCTGCAGACATTATTAAAAAAGCCATGATAGATATGGATGCACGCTTGAAAAAGGAAAACATGAAAGCAAAGCTTCTTCTACAGGTACACGATGAATTAATTTTTGAAGCACCTAGAGAAGAAATTGCATTACTAGAAAAAATCGTGCCAGAAGTAATGGAAAATGCCATTGAACTAAATGTTCCGTTGAAAGTGGACTTTGACTTTGGGGCAACATGGTACGATGCAAAGTAAGGAGGGGTTACAATGCCTGAATTACCAGAGGTAGAAGGTGTCGTACAGGCATTAAAGCCAGAAATTGAAGGTCGCACAATAAAGCAGGTACAGCTTTCAGAAGTTATTCGCTTTTCTTATGATGAAGGAAAGCAATGTATAGTGAAGCAAGCTGAGCCGGATGCATTTGAGATGGCATTATCTCAAATGAAGATTACGAAAATTGAGCGTCGTGCAAAATATATATTTTTTCATTTGATGAAAGAGGAATTGTCCTATGTTTTGGTCAGTCATTTAGGCATGACAGGTGCATGGTTTATTGTGGACACTCCTGAAGATATCAATGAGGAAAAATTTAAAAAGCATATTCATGCGACTTTTCAAATGGCTGACGGCGGCTATTTAATATACTCTGATATTCGTCGTTTTGGTGAGCTGCGGTTTTTAACGAAAATAGAAGATCATGCACCACTAACAAAAATGGCGCCTGAACCGTTTGATGAGGCTGCGAGCGATTATTTTATAGCTAAATCATTGCTACCGAAATATGAGAAAAAGTCTGTTAAAGAAGTTATTATGGACGGACAAGTTATCTCGGGCTGTGGCAATATATATGCCACAGAGGCGCTGTTTGCACAAAAAATTCACCCTGCCCGCAAAATGAACCGCATAAGTGAAAAGCGTAAACGTGCACTTTTTGATGCAATTGTTGCCGTTCTGCGTCAAAGCATTGAAGCAGGAGGTTCGACAATTTCGGATTATCGAAATATTAACGGTGAAGCAGGGAGCATGCAAAACCGATTACAAATGTATGGAAAGAAAATATGCCCGGTGTGTGGTACAGAGACGAGTCAAATGACAATTGGTGGACGTACATCTGTATTTTGTCCAAATTGTCAACATTAAAGGGGAATTAAATATGATTATCGGACTAACAGGAAGTATTGCGAGTGGCAAAAGTACAGTCGCAAAAATGATGACAGCACTTGGTTTACCGATTGTCGATGCAGATGTTGTTGCACGTGATGTGGTAAAACCAGGAACGGAAACGTTAGCACTCATTGTTCAAAATTTTGGCGAAGATATTTTGCTTGATGACGGCAATCTAAATCGTCCAAAGCTTG
The genomic region above belongs to Lysinibacillus sp. FSL W8-0992 and contains:
- the mutM gene encoding bifunctional DNA-formamidopyrimidine glycosylase/DNA-(apurinic or apyrimidinic site) lyase, whose amino-acid sequence is MPELPEVEGVVQALKPEIEGRTIKQVQLSEVIRFSYDEGKQCIVKQAEPDAFEMALSQMKITKIERRAKYIFFHLMKEELSYVLVSHLGMTGAWFIVDTPEDINEEKFKKHIHATFQMADGGYLIYSDIRRFGELRFLTKIEDHAPLTKMAPEPFDEAASDYFIAKSLLPKYEKKSVKEVIMDGQVISGCGNIYATEALFAQKIHPARKMNRISEKRKRALFDAIVAVLRQSIEAGGSTISDYRNINGEAGSMQNRLQMYGKKICPVCGTETSQMTIGGRTSVFCPNCQH
- the polA gene encoding DNA polymerase I, yielding MTKEKLLLLDGNSLAYRAFFALPLLTNDSGIHTNAVYGFTTMLQRILEEEQPTKMLVAFDAGKTTFRHDTFTEYKGGRQKTPPELSEQFPYIRKLIDAYGIKRYELEMYEADDIIGTLAKEAAEQDMEVIIVSGDRDLTQLATEKVTVYITKKGITEIEKNTPAFIEEKYGLTPLQIIDMKGLMGDASDNIPGVPGVGEKTAVKLLKEHGSVEALYEAMDTLKASKMKEKLVANEEQALMSKKLATIFTEAPIEVTFNDLAYSGPNEEELISVWQELGFKSLLEKSDFSVEEEQRAPFDYDIMQEVKPEQLKDVMAIHLELEDEHYHTCQQLGIALTDGTDTFYVPFDVVTTSDELRRWLEDATKTKYISDTKAAQAALKRVGIHLAGVEFDLLLASYINNPALSGDDVATLAKDLGYREVQANEAVYGKGAKRAIPAIEILAEHASRKVFAVWELQPKLEALLKENEQFDLYKNLELPLASILSEMESEGITVNRSTLETMGQELSNKLVVIEQEIYAEAGEAFNINSPKQLGVILFDKLGLPVIKKTKTGYSTAADVLEKLKPEHAIIEHILLYRQLGKLQSTYIEGLLKEIHEADSKVHTRFQQALTSTGRLSSTDPNLQNIPIRLEEGRKIRQAFVPSQEDWILFSADYSQIELRVLAHMSDDKNLVEAFREGMDVHTRTAMDVFHVTAEEVDSNMRRAAKAVNFGIVYGISDYGLSQNLDITRKEAAIFIEKYFASFPGVKKYMDEIVQDAKFNGYVTTLLNRRRYLPDITSSNFNLRSFAERTAMNTPIQGSAADIIKKAMIDMDARLKKENMKAKLLLQVHDELIFEAPREEIALLEKIVPEVMENAIELNVPLKVDFDFGATWYDAK